The segment ATTCCCCCCAATTCGTTCGCATACGCAAGATGATCCGCTAGAATGCGGGAGTGTCGCACCCATCTCCTCTTTCCCCGTTGTTGCGCCATGTTGTGTCGTTCGCTCATCTGCCTGGCGATGTTGTCGTCGTTGTTTCTTGCAGCGGGGGCGGTTGCCGAAGATGCGCAAGACCGCTCCGCCCAGATGACGGCCCGGATTGATCAGCTGCTGCTTGAGCGACTGAAAGAGGAAGGGGTAGAGCCGGCGCCTCCGGCCGACGATGGTGAGTTCCTCCGCCGTGCTTATCTCGATCTAAACGGCGCGATCCCGCCGGTGGCGATCACGCGCGATTACCTGGCCGACAGCTCGCCCGAAAAGCGTCGTCAGTTGATCGATCGGTTGTTGGCTTCGCCGGCGTTCGCATCGCATCTGGCCAGTACATGGCGCGAAGTGATCTTGAAGCCGACGGAAGACTTTCAGCAGTTGCAAAACCAATTCGCGCTCCAGTCTTGGCTGCGGGAACAGTTCTCGGAGAATGCTCGCTACGATCGCATCGTCGAGCAGTTCATCACCGCCAGCAGCGAGCGAGACGGTCCGGTCTACTTCTACGACGCTCTCGACCTGAAGCCGGAGCAGTTGGCGGCCGAGACGTCGCGGATTTTTCTCGGACTTCATATTCAGTGTGCCGAGTGTCACGATCATCCGTTCGACTCGTGGAAGCAGCGTGACTTTTGGGGCTACGCCGCCTTCTTCGCGCAAGTGGAACGCCAAAACGAAAACATGGGGCGGATCTCGATTCGTGATCGCGAGTCGGGCGAAGTGAAGATTCCGGAGTCGGAAGATACGGTCTCTCCTCTGTATCCCGGCGGTGGCGTTCCGAGCGATCGCTTTGGCGGTTCGCGCCGGCAGAAGCTCGCCGTTTGGATGGTCGCTCGCGATAACCCTTACACCGCGCGGCGTGCGGTGAATTGGGCTTGGGCTCATCTCTTTGGGCGGGGACTGGTCGAACCGGTCGATGATCTCTCGCCGATCAATCCGCCGAGTCACCCGGAGCTGATGGACGAGCTGACGGAATACTTTGTCGAGTCGGGCTTTGATTTACGGCAGCTTCTGCGAACGATCGCGCTGACCGATGCGTACGCTCGCAGCAGCCAAAACGTCGAGGGTCAGCGGCCGGAACTGTTCGCCAACGTGGCGATCAAGTCCCTCTCGCCGGAGCAGTTGTATGACAGCGTGCTTCGCCTTGGTTTGATCAAAGAGCCGACGAATGATCAGAATGGCCAGCCGGCTCAGTTCTTCGATCAATCGCAACAGCGGCTGCAATTTGTCGCCCGGATGCGAACCGTGTCGCTGGATCGGACCGACTTCGAGACCGGCGCCCCGCAGGCGTTGGCTTTGATGAACGGCCCGCCGGTTTCGTTGGCGACAGCGCCGGAGACAAGCGGGTTCTTAAAGTCGCTCGAAGCGCCGTTCTTCAGCGATGAGCAGCGAGTCGAGTTGATCGCGCTCGCCGCTTACTCTCGACGACCAACCGACGAAGAGCAAAAGCGCTTTGGCGACTATTTGGCGGCCGCTTCCCCCGGCGGAAAGAAACAGGCGCTCGGCGATTTGCTCTGGGCAGTCGCCGCCAGCGCGGAATTCATGCTCAATCATTAACAAGAGAACTGCGATGGCTGGAATCGATCGACGACGATTTCTGCAGCGAGCGCTGGTGGGCGCCGCGAGTTGTTCGTGGTTGCCGGCGCTCGTGCAGGCCGCGTCTCAGCAACAGAGCAAGCGCCGCTGCATCGTCCTCTGGATGTCAGGCGGACCGAGCCAGATGGATACGTTCGACCTGAAGCCGGGGCATGCCAACGGCGGCGAGTACAAAGAGATTGAAACGAGCGTTCCTGGTCTCAAGATCAGCGAGCATCTGCCGATGTTGGCCAAGCAGGCCGATCGCTTGGCGATCTTGCGCGGCATGAGCACCAAAGAGGGAGATCATCAGCGCGGCGCCTATCTGATGCACACCGGGCAACGCCCCGGCGGACCGCTCCGCTATCCGGCGATTGGTGCGACGCTCTCGAAAGCGCTCGGCGATCCGCAGGCCGATCTGCCGAACTTCGTTTCGGTCAATCCGAACTCTGCCCTTAGCCAAGCGGCGATCAGCGGCGGGTTTCTCGGGCCGAAATATGCCGCCACGACCGTCGGCCAGCGTGCGATGTATGGACCGCCGCAGCAGGATGGAGAAACGCCTGGGCCGGTTGATCTGGGAGTCGACTTTCTGCAACTGCCGGGAGAAGTATCTCCGGAACGTGCCGAAGCGCGAATGAAACTGTGGCGCGGTCAGCAAGAAGAGTTTCTTACGCAGCGCGACGCCGCGGCGCCCAAGTCGCACGATACGGTTTTTCGCCGCGCGGTCCGGATGATGAACCCGGAAGCGGCGGCCGCCTTCGATTTGCATCAAGAGGAAGACGCCGTCCGTGAGTCGTATGGTAACGGCCGTTTTGGCCAAGGTTGTTTGATCGCCCGCCGCTTGATTGAGCGGGGAGTGCCGTTTGTCGAAGTGACGCACGGCGGCGACGGACTTGGCTGGGACACGCATCAAGCGAACTTCGCCGGCGTCAAACGATTGTCGGAAGAGCTCGATCGCGGGTGGTCGACGCTGATGCGCGAGTTGGACGAACGAGGTTTGCTCGAATCGACCACGATCTTGTGGATGGGGGAATTTGGACGGACGCCGGTCATTAACGGCAACGCCGGACGCGATCACTTTCCCGACGCCTGGTCGTGCGTCTTGGCCGGCGGCGGCATCGCCGGCGGTCAGGCTTATGGTTCAACCAGCGAAGGTGGCGAGGAGGTGGTCGACGGCAAGGCCGACGTGCCCGAATTGATCGCGACGCTTTGCACAGCGGTCGGCGTCGATCCGGCGACCGAGAATATCTCTCCCTTGGCACGGCCGATCAAAATCAGCGAGGGGGCGCCGATTCGTGCTTTGCTCTCCTAAGAAACTTGGTTGGATCGGCGTGCTGCTGATTGGGTTAGGAGGCTGTCGTCCCGGCGAACCGCAGGTTACGCCCCCTCCGGCCAATACGACGATCTCGCAAGTCGAGATCGAGACCGAAAACGTCGCGGTCGAACCGATGCCGGTGGAAGAGCCGGTCGTCGCCGAAGCACCTGTCGAGCCTCCAATAGAAGTGCCTGAGGTCAAACGCCCAACCCCACAGAAGTTGCTGGTGATGGCCGATCGGCAGCCGCTGCTGTTGGACGTGTATCTTTGGATCGACGGACGGCCATTTGAGGAGGCGCTGCAAGTTCTTTCCGACAAGGTGCTCGCGATGGCCGACACCGACGGCGATGGGATCGCGACCTGGAACGAACTGGCCGACAACCCAAACTTCAATCGGGGGCAGTTCGGCAATCTCTCCTTTACGAAGCCGCAAGAGCGCGACCGACTGATCAAGTTGTACGACGTGAATCGCAACGGACGCGTCGACGCCGAAGAAACTCCTCGTCTGTTAACCCGCAATCGGGGAAAGGCTCGTGAGTTTTCGGTCGATCCTCGCGCCCATGCGTCGTTCCGGCATAGTCGGGAAGCGTCGAACATGTTGCGGGTGCTCGACCGCAATGGCGATCAGCGACTCTCGGCCGACGAGATCGCCGACGCGACCAACGTCTTGAAGGCTCGTGACGCCGATGCCGACGGCATCATCTCCGCTGCCGAACTGGCGCCGCCGCGCAGCCCGATGATGGCGATGGGATCGGGGGACGATTGGCGCGGAGAGCAAGGAGCGTACGTGCTGGATGAGAATACGTCGTGGCCGAACGTCCTGCGTTCGATCGAGTCGATTTACAACTTTGGCTCGTCGGTGGAAGTGGCGGCCCTGTTCGGCGAAAACTCGCCGTTGGTGATGGTCGACGAGGATGAAGATGGCTATCTCGAGTATCGCGAGATTCCACGAATTGCCGAGTTACCTCCCAGCGCCACTTTAGAGATTCGCTATGGCGCCCGGAAGGAAGGGGAAGAGTTCTACGCATTGACGCTGGCCGACGATGCGAAGTGCACGCTCCAGGAGGCCGGGTACGTCGAGAGCAAGGCGCTGGTCGACGGCAATGGCCGGCTGTTGATTCATGCGGTCGACGATATTGAAGTCGCCGGATGGAT is part of the Blastopirellula sediminis genome and harbors:
- a CDS encoding DUF1549 and DUF1553 domain-containing protein, whose translation is MLCRSLICLAMLSSLFLAAGAVAEDAQDRSAQMTARIDQLLLERLKEEGVEPAPPADDGEFLRRAYLDLNGAIPPVAITRDYLADSSPEKRRQLIDRLLASPAFASHLASTWREVILKPTEDFQQLQNQFALQSWLREQFSENARYDRIVEQFITASSERDGPVYFYDALDLKPEQLAAETSRIFLGLHIQCAECHDHPFDSWKQRDFWGYAAFFAQVERQNENMGRISIRDRESGEVKIPESEDTVSPLYPGGGVPSDRFGGSRRQKLAVWMVARDNPYTARRAVNWAWAHLFGRGLVEPVDDLSPINPPSHPELMDELTEYFVESGFDLRQLLRTIALTDAYARSSQNVEGQRPELFANVAIKSLSPEQLYDSVLRLGLIKEPTNDQNGQPAQFFDQSQQRLQFVARMRTVSLDRTDFETGAPQALALMNGPPVSLATAPETSGFLKSLEAPFFSDEQRVELIALAAYSRRPTDEEQKRFGDYLAAASPGGKKQALGDLLWAVAASAEFMLNH
- a CDS encoding DUF1501 domain-containing protein gives rise to the protein MAGIDRRRFLQRALVGAASCSWLPALVQAASQQQSKRRCIVLWMSGGPSQMDTFDLKPGHANGGEYKEIETSVPGLKISEHLPMLAKQADRLAILRGMSTKEGDHQRGAYLMHTGQRPGGPLRYPAIGATLSKALGDPQADLPNFVSVNPNSALSQAAISGGFLGPKYAATTVGQRAMYGPPQQDGETPGPVDLGVDFLQLPGEVSPERAEARMKLWRGQQEEFLTQRDAAAPKSHDTVFRRAVRMMNPEAAAAFDLHQEEDAVRESYGNGRFGQGCLIARRLIERGVPFVEVTHGGDGLGWDTHQANFAGVKRLSEELDRGWSTLMRELDERGLLESTTILWMGEFGRTPVINGNAGRDHFPDAWSCVLAGGGIAGGQAYGSTSEGGEEVVDGKADVPELIATLCTAVGVDPATENISPLARPIKISEGAPIRALLS